The nucleotide sequence CAGCGAAGATGCAAAGGATATATCTCAGGAAACTTTTTTGCGAGTATTTCGCTCATTGGGAACATTTAACGAAAAATCATCTTTTAAAACGTGGCTTTACAGAATCGTTATAAACCTCTGTAATGATTATTACAGGCAAAAATTACGTTTTAAATTCATCTTTTGGGATAAAGATAATGAAGATGCCCCAAACAGAAACATTGAAACTGTGCTCATGCCAAAGAGCATGGACAATAATCCTAGAGATAAAGCAGTAGAATCAGAACTGAATGAAAGATTAAATAATGCAATATCCAAATTATCTTTGAAACAAAAAGCTGTATTTGTATTAAAAAACTTCGATGGTTTATTAATAAAAGATATAGCTAAAACACTTGGTTGTAGTGAAGGTACTGTAAAAAGCCACCTTCACAGAGCTTGCAGAAAAATACAAAAAAAGTTAAGACTGTTCTTATGAAAAAGAGGAGGTGTTACATATGCTTAAATGCTGGATGATAAGGAAAAAGCTTTTGGAATACTGTTACAACGAACTATCTGGGGAAAAGGCTAATAAAGTCAGAAACCATCTATTAACCTGTTCAAAATGCCAAAGAAAATATGAGGATACCCAAAACCTGATAAGAGTACTTTCCAATAAAGAGATTAAAAAACCTGCTGAGGGTTTTTGGAAGGAGTATAAAGAAGATCTAATGGAGAAATGGAACAAGGTAAAACATAAAAAATTATCACCAGAGAAATTTGCATCTGTTCATATTCCTAACACAGCATTTAATACAAAAATCTCTCTACAGTTAAAGTTAGCAGTACCTATGCTTGTTTTGGTAATCACTGTTATAATCACAGGCATCTTTGTTAATAAAAAGGAACTCAGCACTGGACAATTGCTTAAGGAATATATAATTCTCGAGGATTTAGGAGAAAATGCAACATTTGTCTTGAATAACAATAATGCTACTGACTCACTTGTGAAAGACATAGAGTTCTGGGAACAGGTAGATAGTAATTGGATATAAGAATTATTTATTTTTTGACAGACACGTTTTATAAAGAACATCTGTTTGGCAGGCCATTTCTTGAATACTGAACTTTGCTACATGCTCTCTGGCTTTTCTTCCCATATCAATTCTTAATTGCTTATTATCTAAAATTTTTATAATAGCATTTGCCAGTTTATCACTGTTTGCCGGAGGAATGATAAAACCAGTTTCCGCATCAATCACTGCTTCCCTATTCCCACCAACATCTGTTGCTACAACAGGTTTCCCTGCTGCCATTGATTCTAATATAACGTTTGAAAACCCTTCTACGAAAGAGGAAAGCACAGAAACATCTATGATATGAAGCAGCTCAGGGATATCATGCCTAAGTCCTGTAAAGATTACCCTGCCTCTTATCCCCAGCCGCATTGCCTGTTCCTTGAGCTCGGATTCTAACGGTCCTTCTCCAACAATCATGAATTTTACATTATCAATAATCCCATTGATTTTAGATGCAGCTTCTAAAAAATACTTATGCCCTTTTTGAGGATAAAGACGTGCAAAAATCCCAACTAACAGCTCATCTTCCCCAACGCCAATCTCCTCTCTCTTAGCCTGATAGTCAAAGTCTTTATTAAACTCTTCAATATCTATGCCATTATATATTGTTACAAACTTATTTGGATAAATTCCTGAATTTTTAATGTTAAATTCTCTTACAGAATCTGAAACAGCTATTATTTTGTCTGTGCACCTTGAAAGCACCCTGTCAATCAGAAAGTGTTTTCTTGTTTTCCATGTATCTATGTTGTGAAGATTAGCAATAATCACTGGTATGCCTGCAAATTTTGCAGCAATGCGGCCAGGTGTGTTTGACCGATACATATGAGTATGAACTATATCAAATTTCTCATTCTTCATAAATTTGTATAACCTGTACAATCCCACAGGGTCCAATCTACTCCTCATACGTATTTTAACAACTCTTATCCCAAGAGCTCCCAGATCATTCTCATAAGCTCCCTGTTTATCCCGAATACAGCAGACCGTTATATCATATTTATCCCTTAATAAAGAAAGTACTCTAACCAGCCTTTTCTCTATTCCACCGACTGGCAGCCATGTTATTATTCTTAGAAGTTTAGGTTTATATTGCATTAATCAACTTTTTTAATCTATCTATTCCTGAAATAATCCCTACTTCAATTCTGAGAACCAGTATTTCAAGATTCTTAATATTCAACCTTTGCAACCTTACTGCGTCTTTTTGCGTAGTAATGATAAATTTTACATTAAGCGCTTTTTGCCTCGCCTGTATGTTATCTATATCCTTTTTTGCGTACCAATAATGGTCAGGATACCTAAGCTTTTCTACTATTTTGGCTCCAACATGTTCCAATGTGTTCTCAAAAGATACTGGATCTCCAAGGCTTGAAAGCGCTATTACCTTTTCCCCCTTTATACATTCAATATCCAGCTGCTCTTCTCCAGCAATACTTTTAAAACATACAGGCTTATGAATAGTGGTTATGACTTGTGCTGAGCTGTTAATATCAAGAAGCCTTTTCTTAATTATCTCTGTATCCTTAATCATATCAATTTTTGTTATTATAAAGCAATCTGCTCTTTTTAAACACTTATATGGCTCACGTAAATTTCCCCTTGGGAAAACATATCCATTACCAAAAGGACTGGAAGCATTTATAACTACTATATTTATATCTCTATGTAAGCGCCAATGTTGGAAGCCGTCATCTAAAACTACTATATCTACGTTGAACTTTTCTTCTGCGATTTTTCCTGTTTCATATCTATTCTTGCCAACAAAAACAACTGTGCTTTTCAGGTTCTTTGCTAAAAGATATGGCTCATCTCCTGCTTTTTCTACATTACACAAAATCTCTTTTCCATTAGAAACAAGTTTTATATCACTCTCTCCGACTCTTCTGTATCCTCTGCTCAATACTGCAACTTTTTTCCCTTTTTTAATAAGCATATTCACTAGAAGTTCTACAACAGGAGTTTTACCAACTCCTCCCAATGTTATGCCTCCAATACTTATAACTTTTGAGGAGAGTTTCCTTTTCTTTAGAAGATTCATGGAATACATAAAAAGCAGCATACTCTGGCCAATAATCACTAAAAATGAAATAAAGAAGAGACATAGTTTTAGTAAGCTATGTCTTCTATTATCAGACACTATATTTCTATAAAAAAAATCGTGCCAATATCTACCAGACCATGGACCATAGACCATAGACCATAGTCTTTCACTGCGGTCTGTCGTCTGTGATCTGTCGTCCATAGTATTAAACTCTCAATTCTAACACTGCAGTTCTTACAACATTTTTTAATACACTGCTTAATTCCCCATTAATCGTACATGCAGCTGCATTGTGGTGTCCGCCTCCTCCGAATTTCGATGCAATTTTGCTGACATTTATCTTGCTTTTTGAGCGAAAGCTTATCTTTATATTTCCCTGAGAATGTTGTTTGAAGAGAATCCCTACCTCAACTCCTTCTACATTGCGCGCATACTCAACTATTTCCTCACTATCCTCTTCTCTTGCACATGCCTTTGTATACATATCAGATGTAATAAACATATAACCTATCTTTCCTTTAGCGTCAAAACTCAATGTCTCTAACGCAAGCTGCAATAATTTAAGCTTACTTACAGGAATGTTCTGATATATTTGATTGCATATTTTAGTATGATCAATGCCTGTTTGCAGAAGTTCAGAAACTGCCAAATGCGTCTCAGCGCTGGTATTAGAATACTGAAATGACCCTGTATCAGTCACAATAGCTGTATATAAACAAATCGCCTCAGGTTTCCTTATCTCCAATTTCATATACTTATAAAGATGAAAAATTTGTTCCCCAACTGAACTCATATGAGGATCTATCCAGTTTATAATGCCAAAACAATCATTACTCAGATGATGATCTATATTTATTACTGTTTTTATATTATTTATATGGTCTCTCATATTCCCCAGTCTACCTTTGCTTCCAACATCTAATACAAACGCTAGTTCACTATACGGCAGAGTTACATTATGCTTAATTAACCCGCTGTTAGGCAGAAACTTATATCTTGCTGGCAAGGGAAATGAATTAATTAGCTCAACGTCTTTTCCCATTCTCTTTAAAAGCAGGTATAAAGCTATTTGGGAACCAATTGCGTCTCCGTCAGGATAGACATGAGTGGTAATAAGAAATCTTTTGTGGCAGGCTATTTGCCTGATAATCCTGTTTATAATCTTCTCATTTTTGATTAGAAATTTCATCTATCTTCTTCAGAACACGCATTCCATCTTCAAAAGCCTTATCATATATAAAGTGAAACTCTGGAGTAACCCTTAGATCCATGCTATGGGCAATACGAGTCCTGATAAATCCACTAGCTTGCCGGATATGTCTCATAATCCTGTTTTTATCTGAGCCCTCACCCGGAGGAATTAGATAAACTTTAGCATAGTGCAGATCAGAACTTACCTCAACCCTATTGATTGTAACAAATTTTACAGCTATATCATTCATATCTGTAAGCAATATCTTACTAATTTCTCTTTTTAAGGATTGATTTATTCGATCTGTTCGTCGTTTTGACACAATAATTCAGCCAATTCTATATTATTTCAGCTTTTCCTTTTCCATGACATGCGCTTCTATGATATCCCCTTCTTGGACATCTTTGCAGTTGTCTAGCCCAATTCCACATTCGAGCTCTGCTTTAACTTCTTTTGCATCATTCTTAAATCTACGCAAAGAAGATATTTTGCCTTGATAAACAGGTTTGCCTTCTCTTGTTAAAGTAGCTACGCAATCTCTCCTGATCTTCCCTTCTAAAACATACGACCCACAAATTAACGTAGTTTTTGAAATCTTAAAAATCTGACGCACTTCTGCTTTTCCTATTAAAACTTTTTTATATTCAGGCTCAATCAACCCTTCAACCAGTTTTTTAATATTATCAACAGCTTCATATATAATACTATAATATCTTATAGATACATCATTTCTTTCTGCAATATCTAATGCTCCTGATTCTGCATGAACGCCAAAACCCAGTATTATTGCGCCAGAAGAAGATGCCAGTAAGACATCCGATTCGTTAATATTTCCGATTCCGCTATGAATAATATTTACCTTGACTTTTTCTAGGCTCAGGACCTCTAATGAGTTACATAATGGCTCAATAGACCCTCTAACATCCCCTTTAATGATAAGATAAATTACTTTTGTCTTATCATCTTTGATATTAAAATTAGCAGTGTTTCCTCCTTTAACATGTTTTCCCGATTCTAATCTTGAACTCATTTCTTTGGCAACTTTTTCAGACTCTACTGCTAAAAACCCTTCACCTATTTCTGGAGCTTCTGAAAATCCAAGTATTTCTACAGGAGTAGACGGACCTGCTTCATATACTCTTTTGCCTTTATCATTTATTAAAGCTCTCACCTTCCCGCAACACATCCCGGAAATAAAAGCATCTCCCATTCGTAAAGTTCCCTCTTGTATAATAACTGTAGCTACATGCCCTTTACCTTTATCTATTCTGGATTCTATGACTGTACCCTTTGCAGGAGTAGAGGTGTCTACAGTCAGCTCCAGCATGTCAGTCTCAAGGAGCAGCATTTCCAATAAATTATCCAATCCCTGCTTCTTAATAGCTGATACTTCCACACATACAGTTTTCCCTCCCCATTCTTCAGGGGTCAAGTCTTGCTCTGACAATTGCTGTTTCACTCGCTCTACATCCGCATCTGACTTATCAATCTTATTAATTGCTACTACAATTGGCACATTAGCCGCCTTTGCATGATTAATGGCCTCTATTGTTTGCGGCATAATACCATCGTCTGCTGCCACAACTAATACTACTATATCTGTAACATGTGCGCCTCTAGCTCTCATAGATGTAAATGCTTCGTGTCCAGGGGTGTCAATAAAAACGACATCTCTTTTGTTAACATTTAGTTTGTATGCCCCTATATGCTGTGTAATGCTTCCTTTTTCACTACCAGCAACATCTGCATGTCTAATGGCATCTAAGAGACATGTTTTCCCGTGGTCCACATGACCCATTACTGTTACAATAGGAGCTCTTGAGACGGATCCCTTAGTTTTTATTTTTGTCCTGACAACAACATCTTTTTCATCAGCAACTCTAATTAGATCAGGATCGTAACCTAGCTCTATAGCAACTTCAACAGCAAGTTCAGGCTTGAGCATCTGATTAACATTAGCAAAAATGCCTCTTTCGATTAACTTCTTAATTAATGCAGTTGCATTTACATTAATCATTGTTGCGAGCTGTCCAACAGTGATATCCGAAGGTATTAAAAGACCATCCGACGAGTCATCCAACGAAGATTTCCCTTTCTTTACGGTCTTTTGTTCTTTTAGCTTCCCTTCTTCTCTTAACATCTCAATAAAAAGGTTACATGCGTCATCCTCTATATCACTCATATGGGTTTTTATACTAACCCCCAACTTTTTCAGTTCTTTTATGACCTCTTTACTTGGCAAACCAACTTTTTTTGCTAATTTGTGTACTTTCATTTTCTCATAAGCCTAAGTTTATTTAAGCATTTTTATCTTTGCAGCTGTTTTTATTCCAATACCAGGCAATTTAAGTAAATCCTTTACTGATATCTTACTAATCTTGTTCATTGTATCATATCCATGATTTTCTAAAATACCTATTATTCCCTTACCAATGCCCGGTATATTAATTTTGTCTCTTTCCTCTTTCTTTTCATCAGCAACTATATCAATCCTGCAATCAACCAACCGTGACGTTAACTTTACATTCTGCCCTTTTTTGCCAATTGCAATAGCAAGTTGATCCGGGTCAACTAATACAGTCGCTGCTTTGTTTGCCTCATCCAATTTTACACTTTTTATTTCAGCTGGGGCTAATGCTTTTCTAATAAAGGTTTTAAGATCTTTATCCCATTCAATAACGTCAATCCTCTCACCAGCAAGTTCCTCAATAACTGCCTTTATCCTGGTGCCTTTTATCCCGACACACGCTCCGACACAATCAACATTTTCTTTGTTGCTGCAAACAGCTATTTTTGTTCTATCTCCTGCTTCTCTAGCAATAGCTTTTATTTCAACTATATTTTGAGCAATTTCGGGAACCTCTAACTCAAGCAATCGTCTTACAAACTCTGGATGTGTTCTGGAAACAATTATCTTAACCTTACTACCAGAATCTGCGACTTCTAAAATATAGGCGCGTATTCTATCACCCTGTTTGTATCTCTCATTCAGTAAACGCTCCCTATACGGCATCCGAGCTTCAGCATCGCCGAGGTCAATTATCACATCTCCATAATCAAATCTATACACAACTCCATTGATTAAAGTGCCTTGTCTTTCTCTAAATTTTTCATACAGATTGTCGTTTTCTACATCTCTTATCTTTTGCATTATTACCTGCTTTGCGGTCTGAGCGGCTATTCTGCCAAAATCATGAGGCGTTATCTCCTCGACATATATGCTGCCGACTTCCAAATTCTTATTTATTTTTTTCGCCTCTTTAATACCAATTTCCTTATGTGGATCTACTACATCACGTACAACTTTTTTTCTTAAGAACACACAAATTTCTTTCCTATCTTCACCAATAGACACCTTAAGGTCTATGGAGGCTCCCAATTTTTTTTGCGCAGCTGATAATAAAGCTGTCTCGACAGCCTCTACAAGAATCTCTTTTTTTATATTTTTCTCTTTACAAAGCGTTGTTATAATTTCGGAAATCTCTTTATTCATGATAATCCTCTATTAATAACAAAGAGTGGGGAAACGTATTACCCACTCTTTTCTATTTGCCGGGTTATTTCTCGGGGTTTTATATCACAATTTAGAAGACCTTGCAAGAAATTTTTCAATAGCTTTTCTTATTTTGTCTTCCTCTTCAATCTCCTCTCTTGAGAATATCTTATAAACTTTATAATACCTATTCTTATACTTTAATTCGAACTTTTTCAGTTCTTCAGGTTTGAATTCAAGTTTAAAAGCAGTTGTTGCTTCATCAAATCTTAAATTGCCCGTTATATACCTCCATGAATACACTCCTCTAGTAATATAAGTCCCCATTGTATAAACAAGATAATTTGTGTCCCTACCCTGACAGAATCTCCACAACTCAGTTTCATCTCTTGAAAACATTGAGTACATATAATTCTTTATTTTATTTCTTATATCATCCGACTCTACTTTTGCATGAATTAATACAGGTCTGTCTGCATACAACCTTATAAATCCTGCTACTGAAAAGTTTGTTGCAATAGGACTATCTTCAGGAGTGTTCTTTTTAAGCCATTTGCATACATCCATTAGGGATGAAGGATGTTCAATAAATCCAAGTTTTTTGCAAATATGAGCTGTCTT is from bacterium and encodes:
- a CDS encoding RNA polymerase sigma factor is translated as MVCEDSQTIKEAKAGKESAFAQLIEKYMKKTYSMAYALTGNSEDAKDISQETFLRVFRSLGTFNEKSSFKTWLYRIVINLCNDYYRQKLRFKFIFWDKDNEDAPNRNIETVLMPKSMDNNPRDKAVESELNERLNNAISKLSLKQKAVFVLKNFDGLLIKDIAKTLGCSEGTVKSHLHRACRKIQKKLRLFL
- the infB gene encoding translation initiation factor IF-2; translated protein: MKVHKLAKKVGLPSKEVIKELKKLGVSIKTHMSDIEDDACNLFIEMLREEGKLKEQKTVKKGKSSLDDSSDGLLIPSDITVGQLATMINVNATALIKKLIERGIFANVNQMLKPELAVEVAIELGYDPDLIRVADEKDVVVRTKIKTKGSVSRAPIVTVMGHVDHGKTCLLDAIRHADVAGSEKGSITQHIGAYKLNVNKRDVVFIDTPGHEAFTSMRARGAHVTDIVVLVVAADDGIMPQTIEAINHAKAANVPIVVAINKIDKSDADVERVKQQLSEQDLTPEEWGGKTVCVEVSAIKKQGLDNLLEMLLLETDMLELTVDTSTPAKGTVIESRIDKGKGHVATVIIQEGTLRMGDAFISGMCCGKVRALINDKGKRVYEAGPSTPVEILGFSEAPEIGEGFLAVESEKVAKEMSSRLESGKHVKGGNTANFNIKDDKTKVIYLIIKGDVRGSIEPLCNSLEVLSLEKVKVNIIHSGIGNINESDVLLASSSGAIILGFGVHAESGALDIAERNDVSIRYYSIIYEAVDNIKKLVEGLIEPEYKKVLIGKAEVRQIFKISKTTLICGSYVLEGKIRRDCVATLTREGKPVYQGKISSLRRFKNDAKEVKAELECGIGLDNCKDVQEGDIIEAHVMEKEKLK
- the lpxK gene encoding tetraacyldisaccharide 4'-kinase; the protein is MDDRSQTTDRSERLWSMVYGPWSGRYWHDFFYRNIVSDNRRHSLLKLCLFFISFLVIIGQSMLLFMYSMNLLKKRKLSSKVISIGGITLGGVGKTPVVELLVNMLIKKGKKVAVLSRGYRRVGESDIKLVSNGKEILCNVEKAGDEPYLLAKNLKSTVVFVGKNRYETGKIAEEKFNVDIVVLDDGFQHWRLHRDINIVVINASSPFGNGYVFPRGNLREPYKCLKRADCFIITKIDMIKDTEIIKKRLLDINSSAQVITTIHKPVCFKSIAGEEQLDIECIKGEKVIALSSLGDPVSFENTLEHVGAKIVEKLRYPDHYWYAKKDIDNIQARQKALNVKFIITTQKDAVRLQRLNIKNLEILVLRIEVGIISGIDRLKKLINAI
- a CDS encoding glycosyltransferase, which encodes MQYKPKLLRIITWLPVGGIEKRLVRVLSLLRDKYDITVCCIRDKQGAYENDLGALGIRVVKIRMRSRLDPVGLYRLYKFMKNEKFDIVHTHMYRSNTPGRIAAKFAGIPVIIANLHNIDTWKTRKHFLIDRVLSRCTDKIIAVSDSVREFNIKNSGIYPNKFVTIYNGIDIEEFNKDFDYQAKREEIGVGEDELLVGIFARLYPQKGHKYFLEAASKINGIIDNVKFMIVGEGPLESELKEQAMRLGIRGRVIFTGLRHDIPELLHIIDVSVLSSFVEGFSNVILESMAAGKPVVATDVGGNREAVIDAETGFIIPPANSDKLANAIIKILDNKQLRIDMGRKAREHVAKFSIQEMACQTDVLYKTCLSKNK
- a CDS encoding bifunctional oligoribonuclease/PAP phosphatase NrnA — encoded protein: MKFLIKNEKIINRIIRQIACHKRFLITTHVYPDGDAIGSQIALYLLLKRMGKDVELINSFPLPARYKFLPNSGLIKHNVTLPYSELAFVLDVGSKGRLGNMRDHINNIKTVINIDHHLSNDCFGIINWIDPHMSSVGEQIFHLYKYMKLEIRKPEAICLYTAIVTDTGSFQYSNTSAETHLAVSELLQTGIDHTKICNQIYQNIPVSKLKLLQLALETLSFDAKGKIGYMFITSDMYTKACAREEDSEEIVEYARNVEGVEVGILFKQHSQGNIKISFRSKSKINVSKIASKFGGGGHHNAAACTINGELSSVLKNVVRTAVLELRV
- a CDS encoding zf-HC2 domain-containing protein, which encodes MLKCWMIRKKLLEYCYNELSGEKANKVRNHLLTCSKCQRKYEDTQNLIRVLSNKEIKKPAEGFWKEYKEDLMEKWNKVKHKKLSPEKFASVHIPNTAFNTKISLQLKLAVPMLVLVITVIITGIFVNKKELSTGQLLKEYIILEDLGENATFVLNNNNATDSLVKDIEFWEQVDSNWI
- the nusA gene encoding transcription termination factor NusA encodes the protein MNKEISEIITTLCKEKNIKKEILVEAVETALLSAAQKKLGASIDLKVSIGEDRKEICVFLRKKVVRDVVDPHKEIGIKEAKKINKNLEVGSIYVEEITPHDFGRIAAQTAKQVIMQKIRDVENDNLYEKFRERQGTLINGVVYRFDYGDVIIDLGDAEARMPYRERLLNERYKQGDRIRAYILEVADSGSKVKIIVSRTHPEFVRRLLELEVPEIAQNIVEIKAIAREAGDRTKIAVCSNKENVDCVGACVGIKGTRIKAVIEELAGERIDVIEWDKDLKTFIRKALAPAEIKSVKLDEANKAATVLVDPDQLAIAIGKKGQNVKLTSRLVDCRIDIVADEKKEERDKINIPGIGKGIIGILENHGYDTMNKISKISVKDLLKLPGIGIKTAAKIKMLK
- the rbfA gene encoding 30S ribosome-binding factor RbfA, translating into MSKRRTDRINQSLKREISKILLTDMNDIAVKFVTINRVEVSSDLHYAKVYLIPPGEGSDKNRIMRHIRQASGFIRTRIAHSMDLRVTPEFHFIYDKAFEDGMRVLKKIDEISNQK